One window from the genome of Verrucomicrobiia bacterium encodes:
- a CDS encoding AI-2E family transporter, with protein sequence MCAPKHHKDHTAQNAVPDDWISGSHVQALVLTGLTLFGIYLCYRLAAPFVSAITWALALAVLFTPVQRWLERRVLRPGVAAMVAVLAIALVVAVPATFVAQRLLAQAAHDD encoded by the coding sequence ATGTGTGCTCCCAAGCATCACAAGGATCATACGGCCCAGAACGCCGTCCCGGACGATTGGATCTCGGGAAGCCATGTCCAGGCCTTGGTCCTGACCGGGCTGACCCTCTTTGGGATCTATCTCTGCTACCGCCTGGCGGCACCCTTCGTGTCCGCAATCACCTGGGCCCTGGCGCTGGCGGTCCTGTTCACGCCCGTGCAGCGCTGGCTGGAGCGACGGGTCCTTCGTCCCGGGGTGGCCGCGATGGTCGCAGTGCTGGCCATTGCCCTGGTGGTGGCGGTGCCGGCGACGTTCGTGGCGCAACGTCTGCTGGCGCAGGCGGCCCACGACGATTGA
- a CDS encoding RNA polymerase sigma factor, with amino-acid sequence MADRNASDPLPVARARAGCPEAWEALFRRYQLPLYAYVFEMIRNEQTSLDIVQDTFISATRHLSGLRADGKFGSWLFGIAHQKCLQAWRRHGRDDQIQEALAVEDPDAVERPDARLLQIEDEAAFLEGLARLPAPQRAVLLLHYLEDFSLETIAGITGTPVGTVKSRLHHARRALRALLASPPEFAPQVPTVDRIRP; translated from the coding sequence ATGGCTGACCGAAATGCATCCGATCCCCTTCCGGTGGCCCGGGCTCGAGCCGGATGCCCGGAGGCGTGGGAGGCTCTGTTCCGGCGGTACCAGCTACCACTGTACGCCTACGTCTTCGAAATGATCCGGAACGAGCAGACCAGTCTCGACATCGTCCAGGACACCTTCATCAGCGCCACACGGCATCTGTCGGGACTCCGGGCTGACGGCAAATTCGGGAGCTGGCTCTTCGGAATCGCCCACCAAAAGTGTCTCCAGGCATGGCGCCGCCACGGACGGGACGACCAGATTCAGGAAGCGCTGGCCGTGGAGGACCCGGACGCGGTCGAAAGACCGGATGCCCGGTTGCTGCAAATTGAGGATGAGGCCGCCTTCCTCGAAGGTCTCGCCCGCCTGCCGGCACCTCAGCGCGCCGTCCTGCTGCTCCACTATCTTGAGGACTTTTCCCTGGAGACCATCGCCGGAATTACCGGCACCCCGGTGGGCACCGTGAAGTCACGCCTGCACCACGCCCGACGGGCGCTGCGCGCGCTGCTGGCCTCCCCTCCCGAGTTTGCTCCCCAAGTCCCCACCGTTGATCGAATCCGGCCATGA